One genomic region from Magallana gigas chromosome 3, xbMagGiga1.1, whole genome shotgun sequence encodes:
- the LOC105322795 gene encoding ribonuclease P protein subunit p40 isoform X1 has product MAAPMKNTTLHENLKISTFNFAENEENLKWISDMICMKHSIGVTMTKMDQLPPSISEACMDEMSFIVYSLPVHELINSDLLGAFQKKGSLCMLSVGTKLEVNDCVAILPTGQLILHLTKDSYTRLGLDGKPSHFNKFGGEKYVVNIDISSPVFAPGKKHYEQVKQCLLGSSICCDFLVSWSPQDDKLCPSSIHRYFCLKGFCCVHLTLSAKSHKYTNIKIPDLQHQDAEVYHQEELYDWLGGVANQILWSSESDEEYSPLGDYSGPTNLGHCAHNQVFGFFSSITLQSLIKEVRQLCKSSNTWGCVTVHGFSDSLTSIGKSEKNFHKLCADSVTLVLSPSDRCWLFTDT; this is encoded by the exons aaagataagcACATTTAACTTTGCCGAAAACgaagaaaatttgaaatggaTATCAGATATGATTTGCATGAAACATTCG ATTGGAGTAACCATGACCAAAATGGACCAATTACCACCAAGCATCTCAGAGGCATGTATGGATGAAATGTCTTTCATTGTGTACAGTCTGCCAGTTCATGAACTTATTAATTCTGATCTCCTTGGAGCTTTCCAAAAGAAAG GGTCCCTTTGTATGCTTTCAGTTGGAACAAAACTAGAAGTGAATGACTGTGTTGCAATTTTACCCACAG GGCAATTAATACTTCATCTTACAAAAGATTCATATACCAGACTTGGTTTAGATGGAAAACCATCTCATTTCAACAAATTCGGAGGAGAAAAATATG TGGTCAATATTGATATCAGTTCACCTGTCTTTGCACCTGGGAAGAAACACTACGAGCAAGTCAAGCAATGCCTGCTGGGTTCTAGTATATGTTGTGACTTCTTGGTGTCTTGGAGCCCACAAG atgaTAAGCTGTGTCCATCCTCCATCCATAGGTATTTCTGCttaaagggattttgttgtgtGCATCTTACCCTTTCTGCAAAATctcacaaatatacaaatataaaaattccTGACCTGCAGCACCAGGATGCCGAAGTTTACCACCAGGAGGAACTCTATGATTGGTTGGGAGGGGTGGCCAATCAGATTTTGTG GTCCAGTGAGTCTGATGAAGAGTACAGCCCCTTGGGTGACTACTCTGGTCCAACAAATTTAGGTCACTGTGCTCACAATCAAGTCTTTGGCTTCTTCTCCAGCATCACACTCCAGAGTCTTATCAAAGAAGTCAG ACAGCTCTGTAAATCAAGCAACACCTGGGGCTGTGTTACAGTTCATGGTTTTTCTGATTCTTTGACCTCCATAGGAAAATCCGAGAAGAATTTCCACAAACTGTGTGCAGACAGTGTTACTTTGGTTTTATCACCAAGTGATAGATGCTGGTTATTTACTGATACATGA
- the LOC105322795 gene encoding ribonuclease P protein subunit p40 isoform X2 has protein sequence MFRMSAKKIGVTMTKMDQLPPSISEACMDEMSFIVYSLPVHELINSDLLGAFQKKGSLCMLSVGTKLEVNDCVAILPTGQLILHLTKDSYTRLGLDGKPSHFNKFGGEKYVVNIDISSPVFAPGKKHYEQVKQCLLGSSICCDFLVSWSPQDDKLCPSSIHRYFCLKGFCCVHLTLSAKSHKYTNIKIPDLQHQDAEVYHQEELYDWLGGVANQILWSSESDEEYSPLGDYSGPTNLGHCAHNQVFGFFSSITLQSLIKEVRQLCKSSNTWGCVTVHGFSDSLTSIGKSEKNFHKLCADSVTLVLSPSDRCWLFTDT, from the exons ATGTTCAGGATGAGTGCAAAGAAG ATTGGAGTAACCATGACCAAAATGGACCAATTACCACCAAGCATCTCAGAGGCATGTATGGATGAAATGTCTTTCATTGTGTACAGTCTGCCAGTTCATGAACTTATTAATTCTGATCTCCTTGGAGCTTTCCAAAAGAAAG GGTCCCTTTGTATGCTTTCAGTTGGAACAAAACTAGAAGTGAATGACTGTGTTGCAATTTTACCCACAG GGCAATTAATACTTCATCTTACAAAAGATTCATATACCAGACTTGGTTTAGATGGAAAACCATCTCATTTCAACAAATTCGGAGGAGAAAAATATG TGGTCAATATTGATATCAGTTCACCTGTCTTTGCACCTGGGAAGAAACACTACGAGCAAGTCAAGCAATGCCTGCTGGGTTCTAGTATATGTTGTGACTTCTTGGTGTCTTGGAGCCCACAAG atgaTAAGCTGTGTCCATCCTCCATCCATAGGTATTTCTGCttaaagggattttgttgtgtGCATCTTACCCTTTCTGCAAAATctcacaaatatacaaatataaaaattccTGACCTGCAGCACCAGGATGCCGAAGTTTACCACCAGGAGGAACTCTATGATTGGTTGGGAGGGGTGGCCAATCAGATTTTGTG GTCCAGTGAGTCTGATGAAGAGTACAGCCCCTTGGGTGACTACTCTGGTCCAACAAATTTAGGTCACTGTGCTCACAATCAAGTCTTTGGCTTCTTCTCCAGCATCACACTCCAGAGTCTTATCAAAGAAGTCAG ACAGCTCTGTAAATCAAGCAACACCTGGGGCTGTGTTACAGTTCATGGTTTTTCTGATTCTTTGACCTCCATAGGAAAATCCGAGAAGAATTTCCACAAACTGTGTGCAGACAGTGTTACTTTGGTTTTATCACCAAGTGATAGATGCTGGTTATTTACTGATACATGA